ACAGCCCGCCGCCCACGCGCTCACCGACGAGGAACAGGAATCGTACGCGCTCACGTGTATGGCCCGCCCCCAGTCCGACCTGAAGCTCGACCGCGGTTCGTATCCGCCGAGCATCGACACCGACGGTGCGGCGGTCGACTCAGCGGCGGCCGACGACTGACCCGAGCCGGTCGCCCCGCCGTCGCGGCTTCTCTGCGGCGAGTGCTCGTTTCACCGACGCCCAGAGCGCGTGCTGTCGCTCCAGGCGGTGACCGCCTCCGTGGCGCGTCCCTCCCGCGGTGGGGGACTCTCCGGCGGAGGGGGACGCGACGTCGCCTCAGTCGGCGTCCGCGGCACGGGTCGCCGCGCAGTTGTTCGGCCCGAGTTCGAGCTCGAACGACTCGTCGGCGGCGGCGGACTCCCGCCCGAGGTTCACCGCGATGATCTCCTCGTAGTTCGCGGGGCGCGGCGGCATGTCGGCGAGGACGAAGTCGATGAACTCGTCGGGAGCAAGCGACAGCGCGTGGAGGCGCCCTCGGAGGTCTCCCATCCGTGCGACGTACGCGCCGGCGTCGTTCGGTCGGGCGGCGTCCGAGAAGTGTGCCGGCGCGATCAGGCGGTCGTCGTCGAGCGCCGACAGCGTCGCGTGCAGGCGTCGGGCGGCGTCGGGTGCGCCCTCGTCGCCCGCTTCGAGGTCCGGCCGGGCGACGCTCTCGAGGAAGACGGTGTCCCCGGCGAACAGCAGACCCCCCAGTCGGTAGCCGAGCATCTCGGTCGTGTGGCCCGGAAGCGCCACGGCGTCGAGCGCGACCTCACCCACCTCGATCGTGTCGCCCGCCCCGACGAGTCGGGCGTCGAAGGAGAGCCCCCGCTCGCGGGCACCCGCGGGGAGGAGCACGTCCGCGTCGGTCGCCGCCCTGAGGTCGCGGACGCCGCTGACGTGGTCGGCGTGGACGTGCGTGTCGACCGCCGCGACCAGCTCGACACCGTGGTCGCGCGCGGCGGCGACGTAGCGGTCAGTGAACGCCCGCAGGGGGTCGACGACCAGCGCCTCGTCGCCCGAGACGACGAGGTACGACAGACAGCCCGAGGAGGGGCGCTGGTACTGGACGACGGTGGCCGAGTCGGTCTCGATCTCGACGGTGTGGGAGACGCGGGCCCACCCGCGCATTCCCTCGTCGAGGTTCGCGGCGGCAAGCCCCTCGGCCTCGAGGAGTTCGGCGACGTACGCGCTCGACTCGCCGCGGCCACAGACGACGAGGACCGGTTCGTCCAGTGCCTCGCGCACCTCGCGTGCGAGGTCGTCGACGGCGTCGGTGACGTCGGCCTCGACGAACCGGTAGTACGGGATCTGGACGGTGGTCACCGCCGCGCCCGACAGCGGCCACGCCTCGGCGTCGGCGCGGTTGCGGACATCGAGAACCGACACCGGCTCGCCCGTCCGGAGCTGTTCGGCCAGTTCGGTCGGCGCGACGGCGTCGACCGGCCCCGACGCCTGCGGATACTCGCTCATATCTCCCGTAGGCGGGCGATCGGCAAAAACGAACGGGCGGCAGTCGGCGTCGGGCACGGTCCGTGCGGTCGGCCGACGGCGTCCGGCCCCGCGGAAACGTTGAAACCAGCCCGCGCCCTTCGACGAGTATGGACGGCGACACGTTCCGCGAGTCGGTCGAGTCGGCGAAGCGCACGGAACTCGACCGGCTGGGATCGAGCAAGCTGCTCATCGCGCTGACCGGCGCACGGATCGAACGCGAGCGCGTCCTCGAGGTGGCGGCCCACTCCGAACACGCCGCCCGCGAGACGTTCCGCGCGTGGGCGGCCGACGAGCCACACGACGGCGCGAGGGCGGCGTTCGAGGCGGTCGCCGCCCAGGAGGACACCCACCTCGACCGCGTCCTCGCGGCGCTCGACGGCGAGGTCGACCTCGCCGACGGCGGACCGATGCACGCGTACCTGCGGGGACGCGAGGAGACGATCGAACGCGTCGCGAGCGGGATGGTCGGCCGACCGCTCGTCAGTCTCCGCACGCACACCCAGCTCATCGGCTTCTTCATCAACGAGGCCGACGAGTCGGGTGCGGACCTCTTCCGCGATCTCAAGTCCGAGACCGCAGCCGTGATCGACGACGGCGTCGCGCTCCTCGACGAGCACTGCACGGACGACGCCGAGTGGGAGCGCGCGCGCATGGTGGCCGAGTACGTGATCCAGGTCGCGTACGACGACTACGCCGACGGGCTGACCGAGCTGGGACTCGGTGTCAAGGACGTCTGCTGAGTGGAGCCGTCCGCTCGCCGCCGCGCAGGAGATCTGATTCTCATGGCGGAAAACCGGAGTGTCAGCACTAAGTAGTGGAGTTCCTACCATCGGGCATATGGGTCTCTTCGTCGTCTCGTGGGCGTTTCTCGGCTACGTGCTCGCGTACGGTGGTGCAACACTCGTCTGTGCGGTCGCACTCGTCCGCGCGCGGCGGATCGACGACGCCGAGACCCGCCGCGGACTCGTCGCGCTCATCGCCGGGAGTGGGGGCTGGGCCGCGTGGGAACTCGGCTTCCTGGTCGCACCGACCCCCCGGTTGCAGTACGGCGAGCGTGTCATAGAACTCTTCACACACTATAGTCAGTTTGATTACTATTATATCAGGTTATTAGCTCAGAAGTACGTGCACTCGGTGCACGGAGTTCAAAACCAGTCAGAGAGTGCCCTTTCGTTTCCGAATAATGATTTCTCGCACCCGTTCAACGTGGTTCGTCTCGGAGTGAACGAACGCTGTGAGGATGGCTTCGACGATCTCGGAGCGGCTGGCTCCGAGATCGTCACACTCAGCGACCAATTCATCCACTTTTCGCACGATTTCCCCGTCAACAGCGACTCCGAACTTCTCTTTTGCCATAGCTAAAACAATCTGAGAACAGCGTGCACCAAGTGCACGGCGGTTTCAATTTGTCTAAGCTGATTCAGCGAGCCATGTGAACTCTTCTATGACACGCTCGTACGGCAGCTATCTCGTCAGCCTGGTAGTCGGCCTCACGACCGTCGGTGCCTGGCTGTACTTCTGCTCGGCGTACACCCACCGCTCGTTCCACACGGACCCGACCTACCGGCGGGCCGCGGTCGCGGTGTATCTCGCCATCGTCGCGGTGAAGCTCACGAACCCGTTCCACGGGATCTACTTCACGACCGAGTTCGTGACGGAGCCGTTCCCCCACCTGACCGTCATACACGGGACGTTCCACTGGATCGTCTCCGGGCTCTCGTACGCGCTCGTCGCCGTCGGCTTCTTCATGCTGTACGAGCTGTTCCTCGAATCCGACTACGATACCCGCCCCCTCGGGATCGTCGCGGCCATCACCGGCCTCCCGGTGGTGTTCGACATCGTCGGCTTCGCCAGTACGAGCCTCATCGACATCAACTACGAACCGCTCGGCGTCGCCGTCTTCGCCGTCGGGGTGCTGTACGTCTTCGAGGAGGAGTTCCTGGCCGTCCAGCTCACGGACGGCGTCGACGACGCGGTGGTGTACCTGGACGACGACGGGCGGATCCGGCAGTTCAACGACCGGGCTCGGGCGCTGTTTCCGTCGCTGGCGGGCGCGCCGGGTGCCTCGTTCAGCGCCGTGCTCCCGGACGCGGCGGCCCGCCTCGGCACCGACGAGCCGGTGCTCGACCGCACCCGCGACGGGGAGACGCGGTACTACCTCGTGAGCGACACCGCCTTCACCATGGGCCAGACCGACATCGGACGGCTCGTGGTCTTCACCGACGTGACCAACACGGAGCGCCAGCGCCGGGAACTCGACCGACAGAACGAACAGCTCGAAGGGTTCGCCGCCGCGATCAGACACGAACTGCTCAACACGCTCCAGATCGTCAGCGGGCGGGTGACCATCGCCGGGGAAGCGCTCGAAAGCGGCGACGTACAGACCGCCCGGGAGTCGTTGCGGACGGCCTCGCGAACGGCCGACCGGATGTCGGACATCGTCGGCGACCTGGCGGAGCTCGCGCGACACGGGCAGACGCTGGAGGGCACCGACTGCGTCGACCTGGCGGCGACCACCGAAGCCGCCTGGGACGCAGTCGACACCGGCGACGTCTCGCTGTCGGTCGACGCCGACGGACAGGTCGACGCCGACAGGGGTCGCGTCCACGGGCTCTTCGAGAGCGCCTTCGCCTTCGCGGTCCACAACGACGCGTCGACGGTCGCGGTCGCCCTCGACGACGACGGCTTTTCGATCACCGACGACGGCCACCCCGTGGGCGATGACGCGCCCGAGGACTTCTTCCGGTACGGCGTCTCCGTCCCCGACGCGGCGTCCGGGATGCTCCTGCCGAACCTCCGGATGCTCGCCCGCACCCACGGCTGGGAGGCGACGATCGACACCGCCTACACCGACGGGATCCGGATCGTCGTGCGCGGCGTCGGCGTCCGACGCAGGCGCGAGCAGGCCGCCTGAGCGCACCGCCTCGGAGCGAGTCGTCACCGACGCGAACCCGCGTGACCGCCGGTGGTCGCGTCGGGGCAGTCGAACGCCCCGGCGGACAGAACCGCTTTCTCCCCACGCTTCGTC
This Salinigranum marinum DNA region includes the following protein-coding sequences:
- a CDS encoding histidine kinase N-terminal 7TM domain-containing protein, with the protein product MTRSYGSYLVSLVVGLTTVGAWLYFCSAYTHRSFHTDPTYRRAAVAVYLAIVAVKLTNPFHGIYFTTEFVTEPFPHLTVIHGTFHWIVSGLSYALVAVGFFMLYELFLESDYDTRPLGIVAAITGLPVVFDIVGFASTSLIDINYEPLGVAVFAVGVLYVFEEEFLAVQLTDGVDDAVVYLDDDGRIRQFNDRARALFPSLAGAPGASFSAVLPDAAARLGTDEPVLDRTRDGETRYYLVSDTAFTMGQTDIGRLVVFTDVTNTERQRRELDRQNEQLEGFAAAIRHELLNTLQIVSGRVTIAGEALESGDVQTARESLRTASRTADRMSDIVGDLAELARHGQTLEGTDCVDLAATTEAAWDAVDTGDVSLSVDADGQVDADRGRVHGLFESAFAFAVHNDASTVAVALDDDGFSITDDGHPVGDDAPEDFFRYGVSVPDAASGMLLPNLRMLARTHGWEATIDTAYTDGIRIVVRGVGVRRRREQAA
- a CDS encoding MBL fold metallo-hydrolase gives rise to the protein MSEYPQASGPVDAVAPTELAEQLRTGEPVSVLDVRNRADAEAWPLSGAAVTTVQIPYYRFVEADVTDAVDDLAREVREALDEPVLVVCGRGESSAYVAELLEAEGLAAANLDEGMRGWARVSHTVEIETDSATVVQYQRPSSGCLSYLVVSGDEALVVDPLRAFTDRYVAAARDHGVELVAAVDTHVHADHVSGVRDLRAATDADVLLPAGARERGLSFDARLVGAGDTIEVGEVALDAVALPGHTTEMLGYRLGGLLFAGDTVFLESVARPDLEAGDEGAPDAARRLHATLSALDDDRLIAPAHFSDAARPNDAGAYVARMGDLRGRLHALSLAPDEFIDFVLADMPPRPANYEEIIAVNLGRESAAADESFELELGPNNCAATRAADAD
- a CDS encoding rubrerythrin family protein, with translation MDGDTFRESVESAKRTELDRLGSSKLLIALTGARIERERVLEVAAHSEHAARETFRAWAADEPHDGARAAFEAVAAQEDTHLDRVLAALDGEVDLADGGPMHAYLRGREETIERVASGMVGRPLVSLRTHTQLIGFFINEADESGADLFRDLKSETAAVIDDGVALLDEHCTDDAEWERARMVAEYVIQVAYDDYADGLTELGLGVKDVC